The window AAGAGCTGAAAGCATTCTGAAGGAAACTTCACAAAGTCCCAATATTTTGTGTCAGACTGTACCTGCATGCCATGGGCAAGCTCCCATTTAACTGCATGCGCATTTAAATCgatgtttattaaatttaaaattgtcAAAACCATCCTTTGAAAAACGatcatatttaattaaatccaTATTTCATATCTGATACCGATGCAACCTTCACCAGTCCTCACGTGTTTAGGATATCCGGTTCCTCATCGTAGTCTAATTTGTGTTTCTCCAAGAGACTGTTCCTCCTCCTAGTGTCCTACATTAGTTCACACTCGATCGGACATGACCTGTTCTCGGTTGGACAAATGTCAGATGTCTGACCGTTACATTCTCCTCTATATCAAGAACAATACAATACGTAACAACATCAGCACCCACAAAATCATTCGCgagcagtggcggatctacCATACGACGACATGGGCGCGCGCACCAACCCTTTCGGACAAAGTTGGTATTTAGAAATGAAAGTGAACCGCACATGCGACGGACGCAGACTCTGAGAGCCCCAGCCACAGACAGGAATCTGCAAGACCGGATGACCCAACCTATAACGTACTgactagcgcgcgctagacgTACACCACTTCGTAGCAATACGTTTCCGTGTTGACCATGCGGAGCCTTCGCCCAAGAAGACTCAAACTACGCTGGCGAACTTTGTATCTGGAGGTTGGTCCAGGGGATGAGTTGATAGCTATGGCTAGATCTAGATAGAATCCAGCACATGTACAGCTAGTTACAAGAATTTGTACTTGCTAGACTAGCATCTCAAATTGGACCCCCTACAGAtttctagatccgccactgccgaccccagagccgtatatacgATTTAAACGATTTCTGCAATAGTTTTCTAAATGTAGTTAACCTCTAGAGTGCTCAAGTGAGTAGCGACACCACGACACGACTGCAATGTTACCATTCTTCCACTTTttgagttttaattaattaatttgttttttatttatttgttagataatatatatttattatagcTATACTACGCCCGAAGGACTGACACTATTACACATGTTCACTATCATTAAAAACAAAGTTAGAATCAAAAATTATGCAAATCTACAATATTAGATTTACCATTCTGCAATTCTAGATTAGGATAAGCTAATAAATTTATGATGTACACAACAAATCCGATTTTATATTGGCAACACATGCGATGAAGAGTGTTACATCGGCAGAAAAAGTAGAGTGTACACTACTATGCTACTCTAACGCACGCTAGTAGTCCTTTTGGCGCAGTTCCAGCGCATTTTTTGACACGACACGTGATGACCTCATGAACTCTGCATGTCGCCACACCTTCGGCACGGAATCGGCGCGTGGGTGCCCTAAAAGGAGAGCACGCGCGAGGCGACCGGTTTTTCAACTTCAGACAGCCATGACTGCGGCGGTCAGCGGGAGCGGGACTCTTCAACATCTCATTGCTGGCGGGTAGGAGATCATCCTAACGCATAATTCCAACGATCCTAGGAATAGTCAGGCATCTCACTAAATCGACTAACCAACTCAGAAAAAATTCGGAGCCAACAATTCAAACGTTGAGAGTCTTCGCTTGCGTTTCTAATCTCTCCACGCACGCATTTTTATCGCAATGAATGGTATATTGTAATGCTTTAGGCTACGTATTAGAACGGGCGTCGGAAGAGACGTCGATTTCTCTCATACCGATTTGCGTTTGTCTCCAGTTTACTCGCTCCAATGAGCCACAACACTCACTTTGCACGTTTGTCGCCTCCTAGTTGTCTCTGTGTTCAATatcattgtgatgtaggatCGGTGGTACAGTTGCAGCAGCTGCGACCAGCCCATTGGAGGTCGTGAAAACTCGCCTTCAGGTATGTCTACTACGTCTGCCACGGCGCAACCGTTCGGTTTCTAGGCATCTCGTTCAACTGATTCGTGTCTAGTCGTCAGTTATAGCCTTCCAGCCGACTGCGACTCCCGTTTTGGTAACAAATTGCAACGCTGGTGCTCTGCAGGCCTCCACGGTAGCAATGAGACCGGGCAACACGTTCCAGTGTATGAGACACATCTTTCAAACGGAGGGACCACGCTCCCTCTTCAAAGGCCTGACGCCCACGCTGATGGGAGTCGCTCCAGCTCGGGCCATCTACTTCGCGGCTTACAGCAAAGCAAAGCAGAAATTCAACTCCGTGTTGAAAGCCGACTCACCTCTTGTTCATCTCTGCTCGGCAGCTTGCGCCGGTGAGTCGTCATGATACATCTAGATGAGCTTGCATGCGTGACACTATTTGTGATGAATGGAAAGTCTCCTAGCATGTACGGTTTCAGAGAAGAAACATTTTTTTGTATGAAATTTTTTAATAGCTTTATTTGTGTATCTGAGTGCATGCACGGAGCTTGCAGACATTGTCGTCGTGTGTGTCTAGTGCGTTCTTTGGCAAAGACtctagtttgttgtttgtccgtaTGATGCAGGAGTAACTCAAGCAACAATCACTAACCCCATCTGGATGGTGCGAACGAGACTACAATTGGACGCTGCCAGGTAAGACAATTGTGCAGATTTGCGTTGGCCTGTTGTTTTGTCACACGTTATTGTGTCGCCCGGGAGTGCGTGTGCTCGTATTGGGGCGTGGTTATCGCTGCTTGACGTGAGTTGACCACTCGGAAACCACATTGTGTGTATGCTAGAAACGACTTGAATGATTATCGTCACCGAGTATTGTTCTCGATCCCATCACCTACAGCACACTAATTTGGTTTATTCTTGTCTAAAGCGGTAACACTGCATTGTGGTTGCTATAGTGCCAACTGAACTCTTTTATCCACTTGATACAGTGCTGCCACTACAGTGTTGGTGTATAGTCTTAGGTTGTAAGACGGTTAGTTGGTTGGCTCCCAGCTTGTGTGGGTGCGTCTTGTTATCATAGGTATGGTAATTGTAAGTGCGTGTTTGTCATGGTAATTTGCATGTGAGGGTACAATGTACAGAGTGTAGTGTACATGAGCTGCTGTAGAGATGGTATCTaagagtggtgtgtgtgtgtgtgtgtgtgtgtgtgtgtgtgtgtgtctgtctgtctgtctgtctgtctgtctgtctgtctgtcttgtgtctgtctgtctgtcaaatacatatatttcaaatccaaagaaatttccatgaAGAGCTTAAAACTGGTCtttaagtaaagttcctctaaatcaacaacaaatacttaggctacaacagatgaagtctgtctgtcagtctgtctgtcagtctgtctatctgtctgtctgtgtgtgatgACTGTAGGtttgtagctcagttggttagagagttgtgtttggagaatgaaaacgtCTGGGACCTTTGAATAGTGGGatcaagacacacacacacacacacacacacacacacacacacacacacacacacacacacacacacacacacacacacgtctagTCTCAGAGCTGCACCATATTCAGTGCCTCTAGATGACTCTGGCCatgctccaggtggattgtcaGCACTGGCCCTATATCccatttacacgagcacttgtaagcagGCCAGCCTGTGCTGGCTCGGTTTCTACGGGTTACGTGTAAATTCAGGCTGAGGCTTGCCAGCTTGGCTTCGTAGTTCTAGCTGGGCCAGCACGGGTTGGCTTGGTAAGTACATCGTGTAAATGCATAGCGTGCTGGAAATGAgccgcgcatgctcatttggtacaaaTGGCATGAAGTGAGACGAGTCTCTTGTGTCTTATTCAAGAGCGACCAAGATGTGCAAGAAACAAATCTTTTGAACTCCCGTTGCTGCACCAGTCACCTGGCAATAGACCTACAAATAGTACAACAtgtcatacatgtatatgttgTACTAATTTTTTGATATGAATGTTGTAAGCCATAGAGAAACAACGCGattagcttggcttctgtcaaTTACAAATGTGAGCTGTGTCAATTTCAAGTAACTAATGCACATTAATGACACACCCATTAAAAGCATTGACTCGCTTCTAAagagtgtgtcgtgtaaacaAGGGGAAGGAATGCCGGGCTCACACGCACTGGCGCGCCTCAGCTAGCTATGCATGCTAGTGTAAACGAAGTATAAGCCTCCACTGTAGCGCATGAAGACCCAGCCCTGTCTCTACAAGTGGGAGAGCTATCTTTGCAACTGACCTTAGGGTTGATGTTGAACGACATGAAGGGCTcagcgttgtgtgtgtgtgtgtgtgtgtgtgtgtgtgtgtgtgtgtgtgtgtgtgtgtgtgtgtgtgtgtggtatgtactattttttattattgGTTCTGTTACAGGATGGAGAAATTCAAATTTAGTGCTGTACAGTGCGTTAAAGACATCTATACTACAGAAGGCGTTCGAGGCTTTTATAGAGGACTTAGTGCATCATACGCAGGTCATTGATTGTCTTAATTTTGTCAGTCACCGGTCACTGTTTGCAAGACTTGTGTACTGCTCTTGTCAATGTTTTCccattttgtttgtatttgtgtacatGTTCATGTTTTTTGTGTATTTCTATGTTGCTACTGTCAGATTTCATTTTTTCAGGCGTTAGTGAAACTGCCCTTTACTTCATCATTTATGAACATCTAAAATCAGAGATGAGAAAGTCGTCATATTCGGACATCTCACAACATAGCTTTCAAGTTAAAGGTAAGCATTTGGTGTAAATAGGTAATTGGCTGGTTATTTGGAAATGGGAACCGCAAGGGGCGACTGTCATCCAGTCACTGCCTTCACCATAGGTTTCCTATTTGTTTCATATTTATGAGGTACTTTGTTAAGTTGACGATTGTGTTCAGatctgtttatgtttatggGAGCGGCAGCATGTTCAAAACTAACAGCAACTGCGCTTGCATATCCACATGGTATGACTTACGTTTTGttaagtgtttgtgtgtttttgacAGTTGTCgatatgtctgtttgcctgtccaCCAGTCTGTCAGCCTCtttctgtcaatacatgtattgtcataaatctgtctgtctgtcttgttgtctttaCAGTCAATCCACTAAGCGCACTATGGTGCTTTACTTATTTTCTAGCGAGGGCATCTGCGCCCCCGCAAAGGAGTGCTCATGAATAGTTGGGCAGTCGAGGAAAGTCTAAATAAAAGAATGGTATGTAAGTCCTCAACGGTCAAGATACCGATATCTGAGACTGCGATGTACAGGTACTGTAAAGCCACACAGACATCGTTTTTTGGATTATTGCATTTACGTAGAAGCTCTCTCTTCGAACTCGTGTGCTTAGTCATTGCGTGGGTGGACGTTCTGGAAGAATTGACTATTGTGCCAAGAGAACTAAGGCGACACACACTACCGCACTTACCAAGATGGTGGGCACACTATTCTCCTGTACTGCAATGGTAGTATCGAATTCGAACTCGAGATGATTTTGCACCGATCTTTTCTGCGAATGACTACGAGCAGTTTGGAGGTATGATGCAGCTAAAAACAAGACCTCGGAGTCGCCTTCCTGCCGAAATTAGTCAGGTCAATCGTATTTCATTGCTCCAGGAatgtatttctttgttttctttaACTTGTAAAAACTATAGTATGATATAGTCAGGGTTGCGACACTTTCCGCTGAAAATTTTGTGGGCGAATGTCACTGATGATGACATGCCCACCTGGTTTGTTGGAACCACACGCACTACTGTTTTAGAATTTCCTTAGACGAATCAACCTTTGCAAGCTTATGCtctttattgttgttttaggAGCATTCAGTACTTTAGTGTTTATCTAATCTTTATACCTTAACACAAATCAGTTGCATCCTGTTGCTACAATTTGCACATGTACTTGCTACAAGTTCGGGATCTTTCATTTTCAAGTCGAAGTGCTGGATTTCTCCATTGCTGAGCACCTTGTGATCCTCCACGAAGAGAAGCTACTAAAGTTTTAGCTATTGTTATATTTGTGCCACATCTGGGTTTGTTTGGGTTTGGTTTTAGCCTCTTGGTAAATAGGATGCTTGATCACAAAACTATGGTCTCAGAGATTCGAAAACCGTTCTGCaagaattaaaattaattaattaaacttggcataaggaagaagaagaacaccTTGAAGCTTCTATACAAAGCTTCGAGACGCTGCGCTTGTGAGATAACCACAACTTATTCGCCgatctatttatttgttggtcCACATGTATTTTTCGTAGGCGGTTTCTGCCTTAAATATTCTTAAGCTACGAATGTATTTGTAGGTGTGGCAACCTTGTATAGTTGTCAACTATACAGACCGATTGCAAAATTATCATAACAGCCTCTATGGCTATAATTGAAACAGCTCTTTACTGCAATATTTCTACTGTAAATGTGAAGGAAAGACTCGCCACCCATTAGAACTGTTTTGTTACCAAATAGATCTAGACTTCAAAGTGCGTGCTATTTTGACAGGACACAGAAACATCATGAATTTCTCAAAAGCAGAGTTTAGTGATGGCTTCTTCATATTTTATGAGAGAAATCTAGCCAGTTTTAGCGTTATGCTACCCCAAATAATGAGTTCTTCTTTTCTCtcaaaaacagaaaaaccattgtgacgtcactgaATCGATTATTTGTCATGTTTTTCAATGAAAGCacaaaaaaaagaaacaaacactgACCGGAGACATTGAGTTAATAGTGTGCAGCGAACACGATTATTTAGAAAATTTAGTGAAATTCTCTATATTGTACTTAAAATTTGCAAAATTTTGACTTTTAGTTTGAAACAACTGTGAGTAGAATGTAGCAAAATGAGGTTGATGGCACGACATCTTGGTGTACTCATTCTTTGCTATTGTTCGTAGAGCTGCCAAAGTCCGGGCTCATGCATGAGTCTGTTGGTATTTGAAAACTAGAGAGAATGTGCCAGCAATTGCGAGTTTAGGGATACCTCGAGGTCGGCAGCTTAGTCCACGGTGATGTGGCAAAATAAAAACGTTAAGAGAACATTGTCTGAGCGAACGAAGGATTGCTGAAGACGTTGGTGTTTCACGCGGCACGGTGACCAATTGTCTTAGGAGACTAACGGCGGGAAAGGTTGGTTACGATGAAAGATCTGGTCGGCCTAGGAAACATCTGCCAGAGCTGATCGATTTCTCGAAGTGACCACCATGAGAATCTATGTTCAACCTCATGCCGATTGAAGAGAGACTTTGAACAGGCAACAGATCAACAAGGTTCTAGATCTCTTATCTGTCGTCGACTGGCTGAGAGAGAAATTAACGCTTGCTGCCCTTGCAAGAAACCGCTACTGACGTAGACATCGGCGTCTTCAACGTAACTGGGCAGCTGTGCACAGAACACGGACACTTGACGACTGGAAGATAGTACTATTCAGCGATGAGAGTAAGATTAGCCTGGAAAACGACTTTTGTCTATGTGTGGCATCATCGAGGAGTGGAACTTGTTCCTGAGTGTTGTCAGCCCACTGTAAAACACACAGCAAGTGTAATGGTGTGTGGATCAATGGCGTTGGCACTCTCCACAAGATTGAAAGACGATTGAACGCTGTGGTGTACCAGAACGTTCTTGCTGACAAGATGTTAGCAGATGCGTACATGATTTTGtattccagcaggacaacgcccCTACCATTCGGCTTGGTCAACATCATGGTGGTTGCGGGACAATGACGTCACCGTTCCAGACTGGCCACTGTGTTCGCCTTGCGCAAACCCGATTGAAAACCTCTGGCAAGATTTAAAAGTGGCAGCAAATGCGGGTCATCCTCGTAATGAGACGGAACTAGCGGCAGTGCAGGCGGCGTGGAATGAGATTCTCGGGGAGAGAGAGTGTGCGCACGCTAGTTGAGAGTGTTCCTTGCCGAATTGAGGCCATCTGCACATCGAGAGGGGGGAACACGAAGTACTGAAGAGATGTTGGTTGTCAGAGACAAGGTTGAGCGAAAACTGGCTTTTTAAAAAGCCATAACCAGTATCAAAGAGGTCATTTCCTAGTAGACTATTCCACGCCCACTCACTTCAGCATGCTTTTTTGCTTTGTAATTGAAAACGCTTTTGAGATTTTATACCAAAATTTGGCAATTCGTAGCTCATTTATTACTACACGGTC of the Corticium candelabrum chromosome 7, ooCorCand1.1, whole genome shotgun sequence genome contains:
- the LOC134182210 gene encoding solute carrier family 25 member 36-A-like, which translates into the protein MTAAVSGSGTLQHLIAGGIGGTVAAAATSPLEVVKTRLQSSVIAFQPTATPVLVTNCNAGALQASTVAMRPGNTFQCMRHIFQTEGPRSLFKGLTPTLMGVAPARAIYFAAYSKAKQKFNSVLKADSPLVHLCSAACAGVTQATITNPIWMVRTRLQLDAARMEKFKFSAVQCVKDIYTTEGVRGFYRGLSASYAGVSETALYFIIYEHLKSEMRKSSYSDISQHSFQVKDLFMFMGAAACSKLTATALAYPHEVIRTRLRQNEGVHRRYHTFFQSLLRVWQEEGVRGLYGGLGTHLIRVIPNSAIMFATYEMIVRLWSP